One genomic region from Mycoplasmopsis meleagridis encodes:
- a CDS encoding MSC_0619 family F1-like ATPase alpha subunit — protein sequence MNNKLHISAIYDYVVEISGKHNFVQNEIYHLKNDTNSLLMVISASENKAFCLVKEKSENYQIGLEVVKASVSTKVATDVNYFGKIIDVYGNILYSKNGLSYQSAILPSQAEIFNVNNNLMTYQPLEEQLNTGYSVIDLLIPVGKGQRELIIGDRKTGKSFIALNTIINQKNKNVKCIYVAIGQNQNDLANTYTLLEENNALDYTIIINASSDKPYEQYLAPYVGMAHAENISYNDDVLIVFDDLTKHANIYREIALLINKPVGKEAFPGDMFYAHARLLERSGKFTNRKSITALPIVQTVDNDITSLIASNVISITDGQIVTNSELFALNKYPAINVNLSVSRIGGSVQSKLINQTAKIIGKIYYAYKKQAKLVAVKYDLNDDINSLITNGMQIEKMFNQKGITSYNEQHMFLIAYIIELNILNNLLENEIGHAINFLIKYQENNKACQDAVNNLVNSDAKNPTLLREYFTFLFAKYSELFKLKWNIKAKKTFANIDAKLMQNIYAELKGAK from the coding sequence ATGAATAATAAATTACACATTTCAGCTATTTATGACTATGTTGTAGAAATTAGTGGTAAACATAATTTTGTTCAAAATGAAATTTACCATCTCAAAAATGATACTAATTCACTTTTAATGGTTATTTCAGCGAGTGAAAATAAAGCTTTTTGTTTGGTTAAAGAAAAATCAGAAAATTATCAAATTGGATTAGAAGTAGTTAAAGCTAGTGTAAGTACTAAAGTTGCAACTGATGTTAATTATTTTGGCAAAATTATCGACGTTTATGGGAATATACTTTATTCAAAAAATGGTCTTTCATACCAAAGTGCAATTTTACCTAGCCAAGCTGAAATTTTTAATGTTAACAATAATTTAATGACCTATCAACCTTTAGAAGAACAATTAAACACAGGTTATTCGGTAATTGATCTTTTAATTCCAGTTGGTAAAGGCCAAAGAGAATTAATTATAGGTGATAGAAAAACAGGTAAAAGTTTTATCGCTTTAAACACTATTATTAACCAAAAGAATAAAAATGTTAAATGTATTTATGTAGCGATTGGTCAAAATCAAAATGATTTAGCTAATACTTATACACTTTTAGAAGAAAATAATGCTTTAGATTACACAATTATTATTAATGCAAGTAGTGATAAACCTTATGAACAATATTTAGCTCCTTATGTTGGTATGGCACATGCTGAAAATATTTCTTACAATGACGATGTTTTAATTGTCTTTGATGATTTAACTAAACATGCTAATATTTACCGTGAAATAGCCTTATTAATTAATAAACCAGTTGGTAAAGAAGCTTTTCCTGGTGATATGTTCTACGCTCATGCTAGATTGCTTGAAAGAAGTGGTAAATTCACTAATAGAAAATCAATTACTGCCTTACCTATTGTTCAAACAGTAGATAACGATATTACCTCATTAATAGCTTCTAATGTTATTTCTATTACTGATGGGCAAATTGTTACTAATTCAGAACTTTTTGCTTTAAATAAATATCCTGCTATTAACGTTAATTTATCGGTAAGTCGTATTGGCGGAAGCGTACAAAGCAAATTAATTAATCAAACAGCTAAAATTATCGGTAAAATCTACTACGCTTATAAAAAACAAGCTAAGTTAGTGGCGGTAAAATATGATCTTAATGATGACATTAATTCTTTAATTACTAATGGTATGCAAATTGAAAAAATGTTTAACCAAAAAGGCATTACTTCATACAACGAACAACATATGTTCTTAATCGCATATATTATTGAACTAAACATTTTAAATAATTTGTTAGAAAACGAAATTGGTCATGCTATTAACTTTTTAATCAAATATCAAGAAAATAATAAAGCTTGTCAAGATGCTGTTAATAATTTAGTTAATAGTGATGCCAAAAATCCAACTTTATTGAGAGAATATTTCACTTTTCTTTTTGCTAAATATTCAGAACTATTTAAACTAAAATGAAACATTAAAGCTAAAAAAACCTTTGCTAATATTGACGCTAAATTGATGCAAAATATTTACGCAGAATTAAAAGGAGCTAAATAA
- a CDS encoding MSC_0620 family F1-like ATPase-associated subunit yields the protein MKLKFILKLGAISSLAVPLVTAVSANEENSANNPTNSGENTNNNITNTTNDNNNIATNSGTTDSSGTNNNTNNNTNTNNSETNNSQGENNTQPPTDFNKVKELQKTNVEGRLPQIIDSIIEKITQESKEIERINQTEPSVENLSRLAYEKNVINYLKNNKDQIVADPANKLNVIFPYILSNTEYKNANITYDEENYTPVIVRDESPYNYSKVPDTDVSGNVQVDNETGTVKNTYDEKTILNTTNSYLDSLSSEWQDIFLNKDDFPKYNKDEKVFNVKDNGDLELVLPQGYNSWNDYIAEKISKRSLKFDLKQNQEFNANQKDPVVIPPVTEVEPTEEDPGIQLNVRSENIPRLSPIISADYLTYNNQGIINLFNSNQETFNKSIVFFSNPILTVIDYKVVSLKEENGKLIATVHIVNKLNNDSATYEKEVIRYKDWNYVMSIRIVNEAIAHAMSLYYNALGLDSNLNLNKLGNPKLSQAVFNQIFTAIQTINSNDFVTITKHFINMLKNQTVGVSNNNSNNPLVTVENKVLSDMIKDTFTLSIHNQTISRYTYFKYLSATYKNLYSAFTKKVTSDNKEIVDKNFKSFGFNIDKVNDAVNQLLYLILGLDKIDQSDNFNFTHFSEYTNQLAKVQKQFLNLAILTQDKEIDKNTEAEAKPFREAYQSLILSAQSDVETTNNAILIAMGSILGVILVASIALGALSIMKKKKN from the coding sequence ATGAAATTAAAATTTATTCTTAAGTTAGGAGCTATTAGTTCATTAGCCGTTCCTTTAGTTACTGCAGTTTCAGCTAACGAAGAAAATAGTGCTAATAATCCTACAAATAGTGGTGAAAATACAAATAATAATATAACTAATACAACTAACGATAACAATAATATAGCAACTAATAGTGGTACCACAGACAGTAGTGGAACTAACAACAACACAAACAATAATACAAATACAAATAATAGCGAAACTAATAATTCTCAAGGCGAGAATAATACACAACCTCCAACTGATTTTAATAAAGTTAAAGAGTTACAAAAAACTAATGTTGAGGGTAGATTGCCACAAATTATCGATTCAATAATTGAAAAAATTACGCAAGAGTCTAAAGAAATTGAAAGAATTAACCAAACTGAACCTAGCGTTGAAAATTTAAGTCGTTTAGCTTATGAAAAAAATGTTATTAACTATTTAAAAAACAATAAGGATCAAATTGTTGCTGATCCTGCTAATAAGTTAAACGTAATATTTCCTTACATTTTAAGCAATACTGAATATAAAAACGCTAATATTACTTATGATGAAGAAAATTATACTCCTGTTATTGTGCGTGATGAATCACCCTATAACTATAGTAAAGTTCCAGATACTGACGTATCAGGAAATGTGCAAGTTGACAATGAAACAGGAACTGTTAAAAATACTTATGACGAAAAAACAATTCTTAACACTACTAATTCCTACTTAGATAGTTTGAGCAGTGAATGACAAGATATTTTTCTTAACAAAGATGATTTTCCTAAATATAACAAGGATGAAAAAGTTTTTAATGTCAAGGATAATGGTGATTTAGAGTTAGTTCTTCCTCAAGGTTATAATTCTTGAAATGATTATATTGCCGAAAAAATAAGTAAAAGATCATTAAAATTTGACCTTAAACAAAACCAAGAGTTTAATGCTAACCAAAAAGATCCAGTAGTTATTCCTCCAGTTACTGAAGTTGAACCAACTGAAGAAGATCCTGGTATTCAATTAAACGTAAGATCAGAAAATATACCAAGATTAAGTCCAATTATTAGTGCAGATTATTTGACATATAACAATCAGGGAATAATTAATTTATTCAATAGCAATCAAGAAACATTTAATAAGTCTATTGTTTTCTTCTCTAACCCTATATTAACCGTTATTGATTATAAAGTAGTTAGTTTGAAAGAAGAAAACGGCAAATTAATTGCAACAGTACACATTGTTAATAAATTGAATAACGATTCAGCAACATACGAAAAAGAGGTTATAAGATACAAAGATTGAAATTATGTTATGTCTATTCGTATTGTAAATGAAGCAATTGCACATGCAATGAGTCTATATTACAATGCACTAGGATTAGATAGCAATCTTAATTTGAATAAATTAGGAAATCCTAAGTTATCTCAAGCTGTCTTTAACCAAATTTTTACAGCTATACAAACTATTAATTCAAACGATTTTGTCACTATTACTAAACATTTTATTAACATGTTGAAAAACCAAACTGTTGGTGTTTCAAACAATAATAGTAATAATCCTCTTGTAACTGTCGAAAACAAAGTTTTATCTGACATGATTAAAGACACTTTTACTCTCTCTATTCATAATCAAACTATTTCTAGATATACTTATTTCAAATATTTAAGTGCTACATATAAAAATCTTTATAGTGCTTTTACTAAAAAAGTTACTTCGGATAATAAAGAAATAGTTGATAAAAATTTCAAATCTTTCGGATTTAATATTGACAAAGTTAATGATGCAGTTAATCAACTTTTATACCTTATTTTAGGTTTAGATAAAATCGATCAAAGTGATAATTTTAACTTTACTCACTTTAGCGAATATACTAATCAATTAGCCAAAGTACAAAAACAATTTTTAAATTTAGCTATTCTAACTCAAGATAAAGAAATTGATAAAAATACGGAAGCGGAAGCTAAACCATTTAGAGAAGCTTACCAAAGCTTAATTTTAAGTGCACAAAGCGATGTTGAAACCACAAACAACGCAATCTTAATAGCAATGGGATCCATCCTAGGAGTTATTCTTGTCGCATCAATTGCTTTAGGTGCATTGTCTATTATGAAGAAGAAGAAAAACTAA
- a CDS encoding MSC_0621 family F1-like ATPase epsilon subunit, with the protein MIKLVTLSAKNDRHTLSINNFKINLNLSDSWTKIDNFGICSYKNVLCNFEKGNKQYFLIFDSLFIQSNKNEINLFYREKVHTYVQDDKNKKGVKVLDKKYKEMNKELFKVSFNSLFNNKLVAKKEELKWEIFKLKAQVYFSLFENEEVWN; encoded by the coding sequence ATGATTAAGTTAGTAACCTTGTCAGCTAAAAATGATCGTCACACATTAAGTATCAATAATTTTAAAATTAACCTTAATTTAAGCGATAGTTGAACAAAAATTGATAATTTTGGTATTTGTAGTTATAAAAACGTTTTATGTAATTTTGAAAAAGGCAATAAGCAATACTTTTTAATTTTTGATTCATTATTTATTCAAAGTAACAAAAATGAAATTAACCTTTTTTATAGAGAAAAAGTTCACACCTATGTTCAGGATGATAAAAATAAAAAAGGTGTTAAAGTTCTTGATAAAAAATATAAGGAAATGAATAAAGAATTGTTCAAAGTTTCCTTTAATAGTTTATTTAATAACAAGTTAGTTGCTAAAAAAGAAGAGCTAAAGTGAGAAATTTTTAAACTTAAAGCTCAAGTATACTTTTCACTATTTGAAAATGAGGAAGTATGAAATTAA
- a CDS encoding MSC_0622 family F1-like ATPase gamma subunit: protein MNKKTAESRYNSLLKIHKIVESNKNITLINLLKLSKEIGFYLDRANYSKFIIEEINKKFAIDESSLDKSGSLISIRNLKTLWIYVTEEEKYSTNSYQKHERNLLSSIDKENDKLIAVGKRAIGFAQKNNIEILTKFEKNDIAYLSNLLPKLVISTFKTDEYENLNFVINSNKIKQKYIQLLPIRKNNFTLEHHKESVIFKSSLTSHKIYQDLNAFIDSELENYLTFATWSLLTESALIYEKYKLVAQNSTLNDLDEKLRFQFRMILKAKREREIEEMSILSKKKDLLHSQERLKND, encoded by the coding sequence ATGAATAAAAAAACTGCTGAATCTAGATATAATTCTTTATTAAAGATTCATAAAATAGTCGAATCCAACAAAAATATTACTTTAATTAATCTACTAAAACTATCAAAAGAAATAGGCTTTTATTTAGATAGAGCAAATTATTCAAAATTCATTATTGAAGAAATTAATAAAAAATTTGCAATCGATGAATCATCATTAGATAAAAGTGGCAGTTTAATTTCGATTCGTAATTTAAAAACGTTATGAATATATGTAACTGAAGAAGAAAAATATAGCACGAACTCATATCAAAAACATGAAAGAAATCTCTTAAGTTCAATTGATAAAGAAAACGACAAACTAATTGCTGTCGGGAAAAGAGCAATTGGTTTTGCCCAAAAAAATAACATAGAAATACTTACAAAATTTGAAAAAAACGACATAGCTTATTTAAGTAATTTATTACCAAAATTAGTTATAAGCACTTTTAAAACAGACGAATACGAAAATTTAAACTTTGTGATTAATTCCAATAAAATTAAGCAAAAATACATACAACTATTACCAATTAGAAAAAATAATTTTACTCTTGAACATCATAAGGAAAGTGTAATTTTTAAATCATCTTTAACTTCACATAAAATTTACCAAGATTTGAATGCTTTTATCGACTCTGAATTAGAAAATTATTTAACATTTGCTACTTGATCACTTTTAACTGAATCAGCTTTAATTTATGAAAAATATAAATTAGTAGCTCAAAATAGTACACTTAATGATTTAGATGAAAAATTGCGTTTCCAATTTAGAATGATTCTTAAAGCAAAAAGAGAAAGAGAAATTGAAGAAATGTCAATTTTATCTAAGAAAAAGGATTTATTGCATAGTCAGGAAAGGTTAAAAAATGATTAA
- a CDS encoding MSC_0623 family F1-like ATPase-associated protein has translation MFKKMDDRLKNNHKNKKILKYLEGVEAFQTKLYSDYVKLTRSTNFVDNNAFLNTLALEYNLENVDVIKNQLTSWIKSKRNLVLDRFTLTFTRDNRFSNTTFVPALNETPSSKVLDIDFKSTTNEDFKAFNSYLYKLLDANFIVEILDGIILVKNLNTYKILFGQGLFDE, from the coding sequence ATGTTTAAAAAAATGGATGATCGCCTTAAAAATAACCATAAAAACAAAAAAATTCTTAAATATTTAGAAGGCGTTGAAGCGTTTCAAACGAAATTATATAGTGATTACGTTAAATTAACTCGTAGTACTAATTTTGTAGATAATAATGCCTTTCTTAATACTTTAGCATTAGAATACAACTTAGAAAACGTTGATGTTATTAAAAATCAATTAACTAGTTGAATTAAAAGCAAAAGAAATTTAGTTTTAGATAGATTTACCCTTACTTTTACAAGAGACAATCGTTTTAGTAATACCACCTTTGTTCCTGCCTTAAATGAAACTCCTTCATCAAAAGTTTTAGACATTGATTTTAAAAGTACAACAAATGAAGATTTTAAAGCCTTTAATAGCTACTTGTATAAACTTTTAGATGCTAATTTTATAGTAGAAATTTTGGATGGAATTATTTTGGTTAAAAATTTAAATACTTACAAAATTCTTTTTGGTCAAGGTTTATTTGATGAATAA
- a CDS encoding MSC_0624 family F1-like ATPase-associated membrane protein, protein MQTLAPTKKKILQFNFSKENILKFVSLLFLFLASLAFGFVIEHFIKVLTENKLISYETLFDTSLLSLKSLNLYIFFNITLFGLLIIIATMKSYFLINRNNLRFSHYITWYVLYLLFALAALILFSFSFNIDNNTPAKTLLNNSFIVIPLLVIDISYEIFNQHYKNKLFHLKILDLSLEIVYIVVKALLVGLSFYVLSALMNNRSILTIFINNQALNEMNTIFINNHAYFNWLIFGIIFIAVLLIGLRIYVNRNKIKNIILRKKTIYAFIKMLCVLCVAVAVFAIYDLIIYRSTNYFLSESINKKLIDFIIVISLIALVNLIVFVLYLIKGLGKYVKYQFTFWIGELVSLFLVLVGNILLNNDTRLIINITSSLLFVINYITLIVFKRPKDNFIKNVFLSLTLLFIVLSLLFNILIYISIINNNYSILTWSDKIDLSIIFAIVALLSFSLIIIIPQAYELIVKFIMLVDLKKKVVAKKKG, encoded by the coding sequence ATGCAGACTTTAGCGCCAACTAAGAAAAAAATCCTGCAGTTTAATTTCTCTAAAGAAAATATTTTAAAATTTGTTTCCTTATTATTTCTTTTTCTTGCTTCTTTAGCCTTTGGCTTTGTTATTGAACACTTTATAAAAGTACTTACTGAAAATAAATTGATAAGTTATGAAACTTTATTCGATACAAGTTTGTTAAGTTTAAAAAGTCTTAATTTGTACATATTTTTCAATATCACTCTCTTTGGTTTATTAATTATCATAGCTACTATGAAAAGTTACTTTTTAATAAACCGTAATAATCTTAGATTCTCTCACTATATTACTTGGTATGTACTATATTTACTTTTTGCACTTGCTGCTTTAATTCTCTTTAGTTTTAGTTTCAATATAGATAATAATACGCCTGCTAAAACTTTATTAAACAATAGTTTTATTGTTATTCCGCTTTTAGTTATCGATATAAGTTACGAAATTTTTAATCAACACTACAAAAACAAATTATTTCACTTGAAGATTCTTGATCTAAGTTTAGAAATCGTTTATATTGTTGTTAAAGCACTTCTTGTAGGACTTTCATTTTATGTTTTAAGTGCTCTTATGAATAATCGTTCGATACTAACTATTTTCATTAATAACCAAGCGTTAAATGAAATGAATACGATTTTCATTAACAATCACGCTTATTTCAATTGGTTAATTTTTGGAATCATATTTATTGCTGTTTTATTAATTGGCCTAAGAATTTATGTCAATAGAAATAAAATTAAAAATATTATTCTAAGAAAAAAAACCATTTATGCTTTTATTAAAATGCTTTGCGTTTTATGTGTTGCTGTAGCAGTTTTTGCTATTTACGACTTAATTATTTATAGATCAACTAATTATTTCCTATCTGAATCAATTAATAAAAAATTAATCGATTTTATCATTGTTATTTCGCTTATTGCGCTTGTTAATCTAATTGTCTTTGTTCTTTATTTAATCAAAGGCTTAGGTAAGTATGTGAAATATCAATTTACTTTCTGAATAGGCGAATTAGTTTCACTATTTTTAGTTTTAGTTGGCAACATTCTTTTGAATAATGACACAAGATTAATCATTAACATTACTTCTAGTTTGTTATTTGTCATTAACTACATTACTCTAATTGTTTTCAAAAGACCTAAAGACAATTTCATTAAAAATGTCTTTCTTAGTCTAACTTTATTATTTATTGTTTTATCTCTTTTATTTAACATCCTCATTTATATTTCAATAATAAATAATAATTATTCAATTTTAACTTGAAGTGACAAAATTGACCTTTCAATAATTTTCGCAATTGTCGCACTTTTAAGTTTCTCGCTAATAATTATTATTCCTCAAGCATACGAATTAATCGTTAAATTCATAATGTTAGTTGATTTAAAGAAAAAAGTAGTCGCAAAAAAGAAAGGATAG
- a CDS encoding putative immunoglobulin-blocking virulence protein, whose amino-acid sequence MIKAKKIKLVLYLGAVSTVAVASGITAKVIIDNSSIRAKDIGIITASRGSDSTIKVGNYEFRDDYASNKDNNLKKIVEVKPKEEPKVEPTPSPTSKEPEPEEKHEEPKPDPEPEQPTPPKEETKPEETTPAPAPEPEPEPKPEEKQPEPENPTPEPVPEPEENAPTSTEEENNNTSSNTDSEGESVELVDPVYGDVDNTPPKVEEPKVDIINPPEVVNPPKPKEEPKPEPKPTPKPETKPKPVVTDKISTTPGTEGTVNINSIPDLDFSHLKPDPVPGKIDAATRAQITKKVDAAAELFINQKAHWTEDDYKKLNDTLNYLIKLNPNRTNEKDKDFRYLGKFAENNGKSAEEKRKEIGFVSNFNLDTNYPLALKTFWEQVKRDLPEMLDKGMILSPEWGFDAFSWTFIDDSKNVVKRHNIELNKKRFFGYDSQYKRMPNDIKNNNYVGYSKKDVTNEFTSLGISKSDGISVLHYTPNSDYSKKNGKERNIAVLDATNTSGYNKFLKFLQDAEKQNKKIDGIIIQNMGLIDKKQDFSKILEQLPSSIQNLTLFFQTHDTSSLIGLRNKTIQQVDIYSIGNTIDEDWAIDPYALRGVKYITFDYNYQYDDFYNGNKDVAGSIVFNKLKFNKQDTFSQINEGLKIAFKDRSDERIFQGAFGDGSWPTWLDFSEHPEIRSLEGMNFYGRVFKNLTLWNNSNVFTVDAKKLNKQQWSALLIKGPERPKLNFVSPVEVDTLYIKGQPGDLGDNWGPELYALTEAGKNVFTKVIVDNEQMANVLNSSQAFTTFNKHAEVGTVSSSTSSGGGDADFSAN is encoded by the coding sequence ATGATAAAAGCTAAAAAGATTAAATTAGTTCTTTATTTAGGGGCTGTAAGTACTGTTGCAGTAGCGAGCGGTATTACTGCAAAAGTTATAATCGATAATTCATCAATTAGGGCGAAAGATATAGGTATTATTACTGCCTCGAGAGGTTCTGATAGTACTATTAAAGTCGGTAATTATGAATTTAGAGATGATTATGCATCAAACAAAGATAATAATTTGAAAAAAATAGTTGAAGTTAAACCTAAAGAAGAACCAAAAGTTGAACCTACTCCTTCTCCTACTTCAAAAGAACCTGAACCTGAAGAAAAACACGAAGAACCTAAACCAGATCCAGAACCAGAACAACCTACTCCTCCAAAAGAAGAAACTAAACCAGAAGAAACAACTCCCGCTCCTGCGCCAGAGCCAGAACCAGAACCAAAACCTGAAGAAAAACAACCAGAACCAGAAAATCCTACTCCTGAACCTGTACCTGAACCAGAAGAAAATGCTCCTACTTCAACTGAAGAAGAAAATAATAATACTAGTTCAAATACTGATTCAGAAGGTGAATCAGTTGAATTAGTTGACCCAGTTTATGGTGATGTTGATAATACTCCTCCTAAAGTAGAAGAACCTAAAGTAGATATTATTAATCCTCCTGAAGTTGTTAATCCTCCCAAACCTAAAGAAGAACCTAAACCTGAGCCAAAACCAACACCTAAACCGGAAACAAAACCTAAACCAGTAGTTACTGATAAAATCTCTACTACTCCAGGAACTGAAGGAACAGTTAATATCAATTCTATTCCTGATTTAGATTTTAGTCATCTTAAACCTGACCCCGTTCCAGGCAAAATTGATGCTGCTACTAGGGCTCAAATTACTAAAAAAGTAGATGCAGCTGCAGAATTGTTCATTAATCAAAAAGCTCATTGAACAGAAGATGACTATAAAAAATTAAATGATACACTTAATTACTTGATCAAATTAAATCCTAATAGAACTAACGAAAAAGATAAAGATTTCCGTTATTTAGGTAAATTCGCTGAAAATAACGGTAAGAGCGCCGAAGAAAAACGTAAAGAAATAGGATTTGTAAGTAATTTCAATCTTGATACAAACTATCCTTTAGCTCTTAAAACATTCTGAGAACAAGTTAAAAGAGACTTGCCAGAAATGCTTGATAAAGGAATGATTCTTAGTCCTGAATGAGGTTTTGATGCCTTTTCATGAACCTTCATTGATGATAGTAAAAACGTCGTAAAAAGACATAACATTGAATTAAACAAAAAGAGATTCTTTGGTTATGATAGTCAATATAAACGTATGCCAAATGATATAAAGAACAATAACTACGTTGGATATAGTAAAAAAGATGTTACTAACGAATTTACTAGCCTAGGAATAAGCAAATCTGATGGTATTTCTGTTTTGCACTATACTCCTAATAGCGATTATTCTAAGAAAAATGGTAAAGAAAGAAATATTGCTGTTCTTGATGCAACTAACACAAGTGGATATAATAAATTCCTTAAATTCTTACAAGATGCTGAAAAACAAAATAAGAAAATTGATGGAATTATTATCCAAAATATGGGTCTTATTGATAAAAAACAAGACTTTAGTAAAATTCTTGAACAATTACCTTCTTCAATTCAAAACCTTACTTTATTCTTCCAAACCCATGATACTTCTTCATTGATTGGTTTAAGAAACAAAACAATTCAACAAGTTGATATTTATTCAATTGGTAATACTATTGACGAAGATTGAGCAATTGACCCTTATGCTTTAAGAGGTGTAAAATACATTACTTTTGACTATAACTACCAATATGATGATTTCTACAATGGTAACAAAGATGTAGCTGGTTCAATTGTCTTTAACAAACTTAAATTCAATAAACAAGATACATTTAGTCAAATTAATGAAGGATTAAAAATAGCCTTTAAAGATAGAAGCGACGAAAGAATTTTCCAAGGTGCTTTTGGTGATGGTTCTTGACCTACATGACTTGATTTTTCAGAACATCCAGAAATAAGATCACTTGAAGGAATGAATTTCTATGGTCGTGTTTTCAAAAATTTAACTTTATGAAACAATAGTAATGTCTTCACAGTTGATGCTAAAAAATTAAATAAACAACAATGATCTGCTTTATTGATCAAAGGACCAGAAAGACCTAAGTTAAACTTCGTTTCGCCTGTCGAAGTGGATACTCTTTATATTAAAGGTCAGCCAGGTGACTTAGGTGATAATTGAGGACCAGAACTTTATGCATTAACTGAGGCTGGTAAAAATGTCTTTACAAAAGTTATTGTTGATAATGAACAAATGGCTAATGTTTTAAATAGCTCACAAGCCTTTACTACATTTAATAAACATGCAGAAGTTGGCACAGTTAGCTCAAGCACTAGTTCAGGAGGTGGTGATGCAGACTTTAGCGCCAACTAA